The Salvia miltiorrhiza cultivar Shanhuang (shh) chromosome 1, IMPLAD_Smil_shh, whole genome shotgun sequence genome has a window encoding:
- the LOC131006135 gene encoding disease resistance protein RPP13-like, translated as MTAYGAVNSLRNTIDYILHSSHFSLVDPSPNIIQVAYEELNPLQEILERLDSTSKSRSRSRKKVNALDERIKELIWEFEDILESLVYQHILSQFPADQVDEDDVGGEKIRFTIDLQFLQHHIPSFIERLEEMEEEYIYEVDNMPEDEDDDEVESISSRSGTKSKMIGLSDQFQHLKWSLTATSKQCFFAALVGTAGVGKTALAEAVFEDPEIISHFEHRIWVTVGRKSQFDDVSRDILAQMYGITQGDHELGAYLKERSEGMKCLIVLDDVWEEQILDSLKRCFRNIDNGSFHILVTTRDRNVILAMINPFSIMLVRFLKEDEGKELLCEKVFGEKSCPFQLDKAANKIVKNCEGLPLMIVTVASILSKAHNIDPKYWEDVAELRNSVFTDAYNEISKVLVWV; from the coding sequence ATGACGGCTTATGGTGCAGTGAATTCTCTGAGGAATACAATTGATTATATTCTCCATTCTTCTCATTTTAGCCTCGTTGATCCCTCTCCAAATATCATACAAGTCGCCTACGAGGAGTTGAATCCATTGCAAgaaattcttgaaagattggACAGCACGAGCAAGAGCAGGAGCAGGAGCAGGAAGAAGGTGAATGCTTTGGATGAAAGAATCAAAGAGTTGATTTGGGAATTCGAGGATATATTGGAATCACTTGTCTACCAACATATTCTTTCACAGTTTCCTGCAGACCAAGTAGATGAAGATGATGTTGGCGGTGAGAAAATCAGATTCACCATTGATCTGCAATTCCTACAACATCATATTCCTTCCTTCATCGAGAGGCTCGAGGAAATGGAAGAGGAATACATTTATGAAGTAGACAATATgcctgaagatgaagatgacgaCGAGGTCGAATCTATTTCCTCAAGAAGTGGGACCAAGTCCAAGATGATTGGATTATCGGATCAATTCCAACATCTAAAATGGAGTCTTACGGCAACTTCCAAGCAATGTTTCTTCGCCGCACTTGTTGGAACTGCAGGCGTTGGGAAGACAGCTCTGGCTGAGGCAGTTTTTGAAGATCCTGAAATCATTAGCCATTTTGAGCATCGCATATGGGTTACTGTGGGCAGAAAATCTCAATTCGACGATGTTTCACGAGACATTCTAGCTCAAATGTATGGAATCACACAAGGAGATCATGAATTAGGTGCCTACTTGAAAGAAAGATCGGAGGGAATGAAATGTCTCATTGTGCTCGATGATGTGTGGGAGGAACAGATATTGGATTCCTTGAAACGATGCTTCAGGAACATTGATAATGGATCATTTCATATCTTGGTTACTACTCGAGATCGAAACGTAATTCTTGCAATGATTAATCCTTTTTCTATAATGTTAGTGCGGTTTTTGAAGGAGGACGAAGGTAAGGAGCTGCTATGCGAGAAGGTGTTTGGTGAGAAGAGTTGCCCTTTTCAACTTGATAAAGCCGCTAACAAAATTGTCAAGAACTGTGAAGGTCTTCCTCTCATGATAGTCACAGTGGCTAGCATCCTATCAAAAGCCCATAACATAGATCCGAAATATTGGGAGGACGTAGCAGAATTGCGAAATTCAGTCTTCACCGATGCATATAATGAGATATCGAAG
- the LOC131006126 gene encoding putative late blight resistance protein homolog R1C-3: MTAYGAVNSLRNTLDYILHSSHSSLVGSSPYILHSPLQDILEKLDSTSTSKSRKKVNALDGRIKYLIWEFEDILESLLYQQILSQVEDEGIMKEGACGFQGLLESLPSQPQIVRNFNMARIMNESHVTSLMERLKEMEEEYVYEVDNMPEDDDEDESISTRSGNKPKMIGLSNTFQHLKEQVMKNEYEHYIFAVVGTAGIGKTALAETLFDDPDILGHFEHRAWVTVGRKSQSDDVLRSILTQMSGITQGKKCLVVLDDVWEGQTLKSLMISLSNMLDASIHILVTTRDSNVFFSRSFLYTIFVPFLNEEESKELLCEKVFGEKECPFQLDKAVTKIAKKCEGLPLTIVTVADILSKSHNTDPKYWDDVAEMRNSVFTDAYNEISKVLFPSYDYLPQYLKMPFLYLGVFPPDYDIPLSKITNMLSTEGWFHRGSVWECLDELCTRNLALSNHSTGHISYAIPKIKTCRLHSSWRYVCRGEAQKNKFYHVFKKLVDGLEDDVEGQRCLCLENNLLFGIKEFCTSVRLNCASSARSLLFYGPYHQYPIPVGDDFKLLGKLDVLNQRLYTFPTKILTLVLLKYLAVTCNGELPTTISKLFNLRVLIVHPHSNIRICRAPSSVPIQIWDMKELEHIEILGKSLVAPSHSACLEILSTLVGVHANTCTILELSRKVPCIRKFGVQIELTPYDEHDDLINCFGCVSTLESLKTLKCGITNPVVKYDYAFPSSSMMFPSGLRKLHLSGMGFPWEYMDVIGSLPYLKVLKLRAYAFLGSKWEARDRSFQKLEFLLIEDSDLVQWKPSSGSFPELRHLSMKHCYKLEEIHWLSHCTCGGNIELVNWNPKALNCAELLQPCPMTWVDVTATYSFDEKPITIMFTRYGSKEETWKDVDEDFFRVGVVLSLGLCLYELDSFIVLLLLVSWGLPH, translated from the exons ATGACGGCATACGGTGCAGTGAATTCGCTGAGGAATACACTTGATTACATTCTCCATTCTTCTCATTCTAGCCTTGTGGGGTCCTCTCCATACATCTTACATTCTCCATTGCAAGATATTCTGGAAAAATTGGACAGCACAAGCACAAGCAAGAGCAGGAAGAAGGTGAATGCTTTGGATGGAAGAATCAAATACTTGATTTGGGAATTCGAGGACATATTGGAATCCCTTCTCTATCAACAGATTCTTTCACAAGTAGAAGATGAAGGAATTATGAAAGAGGGAGCATGTGGATTCCAAGGCTTATTGGAATCTCTTCCCTCACAGCCACAGATTGTAAGAAACTTCAACATGGCAAGAATAATGAATGAATCTCATGTTACTTCCTTGATGGAGAGGCTCAAGGAAATGGAGGAGGAATACGTTTACGAAGTAGACAATATGCCTGAAGACGACGACGAGGATGAATCCATTTCCACAAGAAGTGGGAACAAGCCCAAGATGATTGGATTATCGAATACATTTCAACACCTCAAAGAGCAAGTTATGAAAAATGAGTATGAGCATTATATCTTCGCAGTTGTTGGAACTGCAGGCATTGGGAAGACTGCTCTTGCTGAGACACTTTTTGACGATCCAGATATCTTGGGCCATTTTGAGCATCGCGCATGGGTCACTGTAGGCAGAAAATCTCAATCCGATGATGTTTTAAGAAGCATTCTAACTCAAATGTCTGGAATCACACAAGGAAAGAAATGCCTCGTTGTGCTCGATGATGTATGGGAGGGGCAGACATTGAAGTCCTTGATGATTTCCTTATCGAACATGCTTGATGCATCAATTCATATCTTGGTTACAACTCGAGACAGTAACGTATTTTTCTCGAGGTCTTTCCTTTATACGATATTCGTGCCGTTTTTGAATGAAGAAGAAAGTAAGGAGCTACTATGCGAGAAGGTGTTTGGTGAAAAGGAATGCCCTTTTCAACTCGACAAAGCCGTTACCAAAATTGCCAAGAAATGTGAAGGTCTTCCTCTCACGATAGTCACAGTGGCTGACATCCTATCAAAATCCCATAATACAGACCCAAAATACTGGGACGATGTAGCAGAAATGAGGAATTCAGTCTTCACTGATGCATATAATGAGATATCAAAGGTACTTTTCCCAAGTTACGACTACTTACCTCAATATCTTAAAATGCCTTTTCTGTATCTGGGAGTCTTCCCTCCAGATTATGACATCCCTCTTTCCAAGATCACTAATATGCTTTCTACTGAGGGCTGGTTTCATAGAGGTTCTGTCTGGGAATGTTTGGACGAGCTTTGTACTAGGAATCTTGCTTTATCCAACCATAGTACTGGGCATATTAGTTATGCCATTCCCAAGATTAAAACTTGCCGGCTTCACTCCTCGTGGCGGTACGTGTGTAGAGGAGAGGCTCAGAAGAACAAGTTTTATCATGTCTTTAAAAAGCTTGTTGATGGCTTAGAAGATGATGTAGAAGGTCAGCGTTGCTTGTGTCTTGAAAATAACCTTTTATTTGGCATCAAAGAATTTTGCACCTCGGTGAGATTGAACTGTGCATCCTCTGCACGTTCTCTCCTTTTTTATGGTCCATACCACCAATATCCAATCCCAGTAGGGGATGATTTCAAGTTGCTTGGAAAACTAGATGTTCTTAATCAGCGTTTGTACACTTTCCCTACAAAGATTCTGACACTAGTCCTACTAAAGTACCTTGCTGTAACTTGCAACGGAGAACTCCCAACAACCATATCCAAACTTTTCAACCTTCGTGTCTTGATTGTCCATCCGCATAGCAACATTAGAATTTGTAGAGCTCCATCGTCTGTACCAATACAAATATGGGATATGAAAGAGTTAGAGCATATTGAGATATTGGGGAAGAGCCTTGTAGCTCCATCTCATTCTGCTTGTTTGGAAATTCTCTCAACACTTGTAGGTGTTCATGCCAACACTTGTACTATCCTGGAGCTTTCCAGAAAAGTTCCTTGCATAAGGAAATTTGGAGTTCAAATCGAGCTAACCCCTTACGACGAGCATGATGACCTTATCAATTGCTTTGGTTGTGTTTCAACACTTGAAAGTTTGAAGACACTGAAATGTGGcatcacaaatcctgtggttaagTACGATTACGCGTTTCCTAGTTCATCGATGATGTTTCCAAGTGGATTGAGAAAGTTACACTTGAGTGGCATGGGTTTTCCTTGGGAATACATGGATGTAATTGGCTCTTTGCCATATCTTAAAGTGCTCAAATTGCGAGCCTACGCCTTTCTGGGTTCAAAGTGGGAAGCGCGAGATAGAAGTTTTCAGAAACTTGAGTTTCTTCTAATTGAAGACAGTGATTTGGTGCAatggaaaccaagttctggaaGCTTCCCTGAGCTTAGACACCTAAGCATGAAACATTGCTACAAACTAGAAGAGATCCACTGGCTGTCTCATTGTACATGCGGAGGAAATATTGAGTTAGTGAACTGGAATCCTAAAGCTTTGAATTGTGCTGAGCTATTACAACCGTGTCCAATGACTTGGGTTGATGTTACCGCCACTTATTCTTTTGACGAGAAACCCATTACTATCATGTTTACGAG GTATGGGTCTAAAGAAGAGACATGGAAAG ATGTTGATGAAGATTTCTTCCGAGTTGGAGTTGTTCTGAGCTTGGGTCTGTGCTTATATGAGCTCGACTCGTTTATCGTACTTTTGCTGTTGGTTTCATGGGGTTTACCGCACTAA